A window of the Vanessa cardui chromosome 27, ilVanCard2.1, whole genome shotgun sequence genome harbors these coding sequences:
- the LOC124541003 gene encoding uncharacterized protein LOC124541003, whose protein sequence is MRAQIVVSLALLCLVQSSQAMIPAYSVSALRLAFDEIANILPIANQLACLLIPFLINLINNLNNLSNIVQNLTPAILPYFGCTLPLLYATLTDLASVLFLYISVLISLFRSNVLAAPGLLLGLVSQVLNLVLGLLTGLSDGTGLLSGLIKLITNVVVELEKLLL, encoded by the exons ATGCGTGCACAGATTGTAGTGTCGCTGGCATTATTATGTTTG GTACAAAGCAGTCAAGCAATGATCCCAGCATATTCGGTGTCAGCCCTGCGGCTCGCATTCGACGAAATAGCAAACATTTTGCCGATCGCCAATCAGCTGGCCTGCCTGCTGATACCGTTCTTGATTAACTTAATCAACAATCTGAACAATTTGTCCAATATTGTCCAGAACTTAACGCCGGCCATATTGCCGTACTTCGGCTGCACCCTGCCCTTGCTTTACGCAACGCTGACAGACTTGGCTTCTGTCCTGTTCCTGTACATAAGCGTTCTAATATCGCTGTTCAGATCGAATGTCCTGGCAGCCCCAGGCCTGCTGCTGGGTCTCGTGTCACAGGTCCTAAACCTCGTGTTAGGCCTGCTGACAGGATTATCAGACGGAACAGGTCTATTATCAGGCTTGATCAAGCTGATAACGAACGTCGTTGTTGAATtggaaaagttattgttgtaa